The Shewanella zhangzhouensis genome has a window encoding:
- a CDS encoding FGGY-family carbohydrate kinase has protein sequence MSETTYYLALDYGTQSTRALVFDCRGNPIAVAAVANQNCKAEQAAKAAVQDGDYCYGQLVAACRKLFAEHSLSPEQIVAVTLTTQRACTLLMDNRGKAKSDVFMWSDRRMVEGMLAPMSWFYRLGFWISGMTGRIDYLRRAAKINLMRELFPGKVDASEKIGLLSGYLLSRLGGKLLDSTASQVAYLPFDYRNQTFASKHSWRWQALGCKPSQMLPLIDAASQIGTVTEGFAELTGLKAGTALVSAGADKVCEAYANGAGEPGVLSLSLGSAATVTLGTHRYFEVFRYAPAFPGLEPGSFMPEVQLERGFWLLSWALDEFGASDKAEASALGLSPEAYVMKAIAGIPPGADGLMLCPYWAQGVIYPGPEASGIVAGFRPEHTRAHLYRALIEGVLMTLERGSRRLVAKVGMPIKVIRVSGGGSQSDLVMQLAADIFNCTTERLTVREGSGLGAAMCAAVAMGDYPDLASARQNMAKSASRFEPEPANVACYRQLSQRHQRLYPAVKSLFKTR, from the coding sequence ATGTCTGAAACCACCTATTACCTTGCCCTCGATTACGGCACCCAAAGCACCCGTGCGCTGGTGTTTGACTGCCGCGGCAATCCCATTGCCGTTGCAGCCGTTGCCAACCAGAACTGTAAAGCCGAACAAGCGGCCAAAGCTGCCGTGCAGGACGGTGACTACTGCTATGGCCAACTGGTGGCGGCCTGTCGCAAGCTCTTCGCCGAACACAGCTTGAGCCCAGAGCAAATCGTTGCTGTTACTCTGACCACCCAACGCGCCTGCACCTTGCTGATGGATAACCGCGGCAAGGCCAAATCGGATGTGTTTATGTGGTCCGACAGACGCATGGTGGAAGGGATGCTTGCGCCCATGAGCTGGTTTTATCGGCTCGGCTTTTGGATAAGCGGTATGACGGGGCGCATCGACTATTTGCGCCGGGCGGCCAAAATCAACCTGATGCGGGAACTCTTCCCCGGCAAGGTTGATGCCAGCGAAAAGATTGGCCTCTTGAGTGGTTATCTGCTGAGCCGCCTTGGGGGAAAACTGCTGGATTCAACCGCATCGCAAGTGGCCTATTTGCCCTTTGACTACCGAAATCAAACCTTTGCATCAAAACACAGTTGGCGCTGGCAGGCCCTTGGCTGCAAACCATCGCAAATGCTGCCACTCATTGATGCCGCAAGTCAGATAGGCACTGTTACCGAAGGCTTTGCCGAGCTTACCGGCCTTAAGGCTGGCACAGCTCTTGTCAGTGCCGGTGCCGACAAGGTCTGTGAAGCCTATGCCAATGGCGCGGGTGAGCCGGGCGTGTTGTCGTTGAGTCTTGGCAGCGCCGCGACTGTGACCTTGGGTACCCACCGTTATTTTGAGGTGTTTCGTTATGCACCGGCGTTCCCGGGGCTGGAGCCCGGCAGTTTTATGCCCGAGGTACAGCTTGAGCGTGGCTTTTGGTTGCTGTCTTGGGCGCTGGATGAATTCGGTGCCAGCGACAAGGCCGAAGCGAGCGCCCTGGGACTCAGTCCCGAAGCCTATGTGATGAAAGCCATCGCCGGCATCCCGCCAGGCGCCGACGGCCTGATGCTGTGTCCCTATTGGGCCCAGGGCGTTATTTACCCAGGCCCTGAAGCCAGTGGCATAGTGGCAGGTTTTCGTCCGGAGCACACCCGGGCTCACCTCTACCGTGCCTTGATTGAAGGGGTGCTGATGACCCTTGAGCGCGGTAGCAGGCGGCTCGTGGCAAAGGTGGGAATGCCGATAAAAGTTATTAGGGTGAGCGGCGGCGGCAGCCAATCCGACCTGGTGATGCAACTGGCGGCCGATATCTTTAACTGCACCACTGAGCGATTAACTGTGCGCGAAGGCTCTGGCTTGGGGGCTGCCATGTGCGCCGCTGTGGCCATGGGCGATTATCCAGACCTCGCCAGTGCCAGGCAAAATATGGCAAAATCGGCCAGTCGTTTTGAGCCCGAGCCCGCCAATGTCGCGTGCTACCGGCAGTTATCACAGCGGCATCAACGCCTGTACCCGGCAGTAAAATCATTATTTAAAACACGCTGA
- the cdd gene encoding cytidine deaminase — MQDRFVRRINELPKALADELLPMLGEQFCGHLDAQQVKQLCSVSKMDSHELGLALLPIAAALAKPPVSNFYVGAIAVGSGGDFYMGANLELQGEALFHSVHAEQSAISHAWLSGETHISDIIVNASPCGHCRQFMNELVQGQAIRIHLPGQDTAPLSHYLPYAFGPADLNVTAPLLSKQQTELVLESDDPLLIEALDHAGLSYAPYSQCHAAVVLETEDGASFCGRYAENAAFNPSMLPMQMALSALVRHNRSFSDIKRAVLLESSQGKISLVGATMDALHAVAVVELEHLVVDPV, encoded by the coding sequence ATGCAAGACAGATTTGTCCGCCGGATAAACGAGCTGCCAAAAGCATTGGCAGATGAACTGCTTCCCATGCTGGGTGAGCAATTTTGCGGTCATTTGGATGCACAGCAGGTAAAGCAGCTCTGCTCTGTTTCCAAAATGGACAGCCACGAACTGGGATTGGCTCTGCTGCCCATCGCAGCAGCACTGGCTAAGCCTCCAGTAAGTAATTTTTATGTGGGCGCCATCGCCGTGGGCAGCGGCGGCGACTTCTACATGGGAGCCAACCTCGAGCTTCAGGGTGAAGCGCTGTTTCACTCGGTACACGCCGAGCAAAGTGCCATCAGCCACGCCTGGCTTAGCGGTGAAACCCACATCAGCGATATCATAGTTAACGCCAGCCCCTGCGGACATTGCCGCCAGTTTATGAACGAGCTGGTTCAGGGTCAGGCTATTCGCATTCACCTGCCGGGGCAGGACACGGCACCACTGAGCCACTATCTGCCCTATGCCTTCGGTCCTGCCGATTTAAATGTTACAGCGCCGCTGCTATCGAAGCAGCAAACGGAACTGGTACTGGAGAGTGATGATCCCTTGCTGATTGAAGCACTCGATCACGCCGGTTTATCGTACGCCCCATACAGCCAGTGCCACGCAGCGGTAGTGCTGGAAACAGAAGACGGCGCCAGCTTCTGTGGTCGCTACGCCGAAAACGCCGCCTTTAATCCGTCGATGTTGCCAATGCAAATGGCATTGTCGGCGCTTGTCAGACACAACCGCAGCTTCAGCGACATCAAACGTGCGGTGTTGCTTGAGTCGTCACAGGGCAAAATCTCTCTAGTGGGGGCCACCATGGACGCCCTCCATGCCGTTGCCGTGGTAGAGCTTGAGCATCTGGTGGTAGACCCGGTGTAA
- a CDS encoding acyl-CoA thioesterase produces the protein MAGQDRHLTLRFLAEPADVNFGGKVHGGAVMKWIDLAAYACAAGWSGKYCITAYAGGIRFVKPIHVGNIVEVSAKVIYTGNSSMHIGIDVRAGDPKVSERQLTTHCIVIMVAVDDAGNPTPVPEWVPQSEEDKALRDSAIRLMEMRKKIGTEMAAHVAP, from the coding sequence ATGGCCGGACAAGACAGGCACCTGACCTTACGTTTTCTCGCAGAGCCCGCCGATGTGAATTTCGGTGGCAAGGTTCACGGCGGCGCCGTGATGAAGTGGATTGACCTTGCAGCCTATGCCTGCGCCGCAGGGTGGAGCGGCAAGTATTGCATCACCGCTTATGCCGGTGGTATTCGTTTCGTCAAACCCATCCATGTAGGCAATATCGTCGAGGTGAGTGCCAAGGTCATTTACACTGGCAACAGCTCGATGCATATCGGCATTGATGTGCGGGCCGGGGATCCCAAGGTGTCTGAGCGTCAGCTCACAACCCATTGCATTGTGATCATGGTGGCGGTGGATGATGCCGGTAACCCAACCCCTGTGCCTGAGTGGGTGCCGCAATCCGAAGAAGACAAGGCGCTGCGGGACTCGGCTATCCGGCTTATGGAAATGCGCAAAAAAATCGGTACCGAAATGGCCGCCCACGTTGCGCCCTGA
- the rlmA gene encoding 23S rRNA (guanine(745)-N(1))-methyltransferase, giving the protein MVAQSIQPIYLCPLCQASLRSETTSLVCPAGHRFDKAKEGYVNLLPVQKKKSKDPGDNKEMMQARRLFLESGAYQALSDRLGELVLGLPVNPATILDLGCGEGYYTRRLQQALANEGIWPQTYGLDISRAALKAAAKRYQQIHFCVASSFETPFESEFFDLVVRIYAPSKAEELKRLVKPGGHLLTVSAGPLHHFAVKQRIYGTPRLHEDNEEQIEGFEMVSTERLQWQLDMETPELILAFLEMTPYAWKFTPEARRQLAGQPFSCELDFRINLQRRVL; this is encoded by the coding sequence ATGGTGGCCCAGAGCATTCAGCCGATTTACCTTTGCCCTTTATGTCAAGCGTCCTTGCGGTCGGAAACAACCAGTTTGGTATGCCCCGCAGGTCATAGATTCGATAAGGCAAAAGAAGGGTATGTCAATCTGTTACCGGTGCAGAAAAAAAAGTCAAAGGATCCCGGTGACAACAAGGAGATGATGCAGGCCCGCCGCTTGTTTTTGGAGTCGGGCGCTTATCAAGCGTTGAGTGACAGGTTGGGGGAATTGGTACTTGGGCTACCGGTAAATCCAGCCACAATACTGGATCTTGGATGTGGGGAGGGCTACTACACCCGCAGGTTGCAACAGGCTCTGGCAAATGAGGGCATTTGGCCCCAAACCTACGGTCTGGACATTTCCCGTGCTGCTCTGAAAGCGGCAGCTAAACGATATCAGCAAATTCATTTTTGCGTTGCCAGCAGTTTTGAAACCCCTTTTGAAAGTGAGTTTTTCGACTTGGTGGTACGAATTTATGCGCCCTCAAAAGCAGAAGAGCTCAAGCGCCTGGTTAAACCGGGTGGCCATTTACTGACAGTGTCTGCCGGCCCCTTACATCATTTCGCCGTTAAGCAGCGCATATATGGCACCCCAAGGCTGCACGAGGATAACGAAGAGCAAATCGAAGGGTTTGAAATGGTGAGCACAGAGCGCTTGCAATGGCAACTCGATATGGAAACACCTGAGTTGATACTCGCGTTTCTTGAGATGACACCCTACGCCTGGAAGTTTACGCCAGAGGCCCGCAGACAGCTTGCTGGCCAGCCATTCAGTTGCGAGTTGGATTTTCGGATCAATTTACAGCGCCGGGTGCTGTAA
- a CDS encoding ABC transporter permease subunit, giving the protein MSQAQLAHPGPMTHVWLIARQEVIKGFFNLRGLIALVAYCLVWGLILYYPIRSAAKYIADPHMRQTLSEMLGVVSPKYLLSWDVPELSLFWVISLYWFPLFAILSSADQFASDKSRKTFRFLVQRTGREALFFGRVVGQLLLQSAYIITAGLATLVLTLFREPDLAGAAIADGIVVLLNLLIVIMPYIALMALLSLYANSARQATLFAVLVWCVLAIVSALAAYYVPSLPSLDWLLPGSQIEMIVDNTPMGALLHAPLPLVQTAVLLFIGLVYMKRSAL; this is encoded by the coding sequence ATGTCTCAAGCTCAGCTCGCCCATCCGGGTCCCATGACCCATGTCTGGTTGATAGCCAGGCAAGAAGTTATCAAAGGTTTCTTTAATCTTCGGGGGCTGATTGCCCTGGTTGCTTACTGTCTGGTGTGGGGGCTTATTCTCTACTACCCCATCCGCAGTGCCGCCAAGTATATCGCCGACCCTCACATGCGCCAGACGCTGTCCGAAATGCTCGGTGTGGTCAGTCCAAAGTATTTGCTCTCCTGGGATGTCCCCGAGCTGTCGTTGTTTTGGGTTATCAGTCTCTACTGGTTCCCGCTGTTTGCCATTTTAAGCAGTGCGGATCAATTTGCCTCCGATAAGAGTCGCAAGACCTTTCGCTTTTTGGTGCAGCGCACCGGCCGTGAAGCCCTGTTTTTTGGCCGTGTAGTTGGGCAATTGTTATTACAAAGTGCCTATATCATCACAGCCGGACTGGCCACCCTGGTGCTGACGCTGTTTCGCGAACCCGACCTTGCCGGTGCGGCGATTGCGGACGGTATTGTGGTGCTGCTGAACCTGCTGATAGTGATAATGCCCTACATAGCGCTGATGGCCTTGCTTTCGCTATACGCCAACAGCGCCCGCCAGGCGACGCTATTTGCCGTGTTGGTGTGGTGCGTTCTGGCTATTGTTTCAGCGCTGGCCGCCTATTACGTACCTTCTCTGCCCAGCCTCGATTGGCTGTTGCCTGGAAGCCAGATTGAGATGATTGTCGATAACACACCAATGGGTGCCCTGCTCCATGCGCCGCTGCCTTTAGTGCAAACCGCTGTGCTGCTGTTTATTGGCCTGGTATACATGAAAAGGAGCGCACTGTGA
- the sbcB gene encoding exodeoxyribonuclease I, producing the protein MENYIQPTIFWHDYETFGASPAKDRPAQFAGVRTDLDLNIIEEPVTFYCRLSPDYLPAPEAILITGITPQLANRQGVPETEFMGRIQAIFSRPNTCVAGYNSLRFDDEVSRYGFYRNFIDPYAREWQQGNSRWDIIDLVRACYALRPEGINWPEKEDGSPSFKLEHLTAANGLGHDKAHDAMSDVYATIALARLIKEKQPKLFDYYFRLRRKQAVAEQIDVLAMQPLVHISSKIPATQGCATLIAPVAHHMRNKNAVICVNLAMDIQPLIDLDVDALRTRLYTKREDLASDELPVPVKQIHLNKCPFVANAKTLDDANADRLGIDKAFAREQYKKLKQHPEIREKLTALFEEESQGMSNDPDYSLYSGGFFTPADRAKMDIIRNTSPEHLAALELQFDDTRLPEMLFRYRARNYPLTLSYDESLRWREFCQARLNDPDYVIRLENLLEETAKDEKKQKLLGALCQYLQSI; encoded by the coding sequence ATGGAAAACTATATTCAGCCCACTATTTTTTGGCACGATTATGAAACGTTCGGGGCCAGTCCTGCGAAGGACAGGCCTGCACAATTTGCCGGTGTCAGAACCGATTTGGACCTGAATATCATCGAGGAGCCTGTTACCTTTTACTGCCGTTTAAGCCCCGATTATTTACCCGCCCCTGAGGCGATCCTCATCACAGGCATTACTCCACAACTGGCGAATCGTCAGGGCGTGCCTGAAACCGAATTCATGGGCCGCATCCAGGCTATTTTCAGCAGACCCAATACCTGTGTTGCGGGCTACAACTCGCTGCGCTTCGATGATGAGGTAAGTCGCTACGGCTTTTATCGCAACTTTATTGACCCCTATGCCCGTGAGTGGCAACAGGGCAATTCTCGCTGGGATATCATCGACCTGGTGCGTGCCTGCTATGCACTGCGCCCGGAAGGCATTAACTGGCCAGAAAAAGAGGACGGCAGCCCGAGCTTTAAGCTAGAGCACCTGACAGCGGCCAATGGCCTTGGTCACGACAAGGCCCACGATGCCATGTCCGATGTGTATGCCACTATCGCTCTGGCCCGGCTTATCAAGGAAAAGCAGCCAAAGCTGTTCGACTATTATTTCCGCTTAAGGCGTAAACAAGCGGTGGCCGAGCAAATCGATGTATTGGCAATGCAACCACTGGTGCACATCAGCTCCAAAATACCGGCAACCCAGGGCTGTGCAACACTGATAGCGCCGGTAGCGCACCATATGCGCAATAAAAATGCAGTCATTTGCGTCAATCTGGCCATGGACATTCAGCCCCTGATTGACCTCGATGTGGATGCACTGAGAACCCGGCTCTATACCAAGCGTGAAGACCTTGCCAGTGATGAGCTACCCGTGCCCGTAAAGCAAATTCACCTGAATAAGTGCCCCTTCGTTGCCAACGCCAAAACTCTGGATGACGCCAATGCAGATCGCTTGGGCATTGATAAAGCCTTTGCCCGTGAGCAATATAAAAAACTGAAACAACATCCTGAAATACGCGAAAAACTCACGGCACTGTTTGAAGAAGAATCACAGGGGATGTCCAACGATCCCGATTACTCGCTCTACAGTGGTGGTTTTTTCACTCCTGCCGATCGCGCAAAAATGGACATCATACGGAATACGTCACCGGAGCACTTAGCCGCGCTGGAGCTGCAATTTGATGATACTCGTTTGCCAGAGATGCTCTTTCGCTACCGGGCTCGCAACTACCCGCTCACCTTGTCCTATGATGAAAGCCTGCGCTGGCGAGAGTTTTGTCAGGCCCGCTTGAACGACCCTGACTATGTAATCCGCCTTGAAAACTTGCTGGAAGAAACCGCCAAGGATGAAAAGAAACAAAAGCTCCTCGGCGCTTTATGTCAGTACCTGCAGTCGATTTAG
- a CDS encoding ABC transporter ATP-binding protein produces MSLIVTRNLTKRYGSKTALDDVSLQVEAGAPVALVGPNGAGKTTLMSLMCGYIQPDGGSLEILGYAPGSRQLLGKVCALPQDALLDPNFSVGEQLAFFASLQGFSAKDARLEAERVLELVQLKDAARHKPTALSHGMSKRVAIAQALIGTPQLVLLDEPTAGLDPANARAVRELISHASEQTTFLISSHNLEELERLCDSVLYLDKGKLSQSLSIKSESVERFLTLSLQDIAGEEFGDKLSTLPGVHSVKRQHNGREFIIGFEPASRDYGLEKAALELLAEEGIRYRQLLNGKSLEDKLFS; encoded by the coding sequence GTGAGCCTGATAGTTACCCGAAACCTGACCAAACGCTACGGCAGCAAAACTGCGCTGGATGATGTATCGCTGCAAGTAGAAGCCGGCGCCCCGGTTGCGCTCGTCGGTCCCAATGGCGCAGGTAAAACCACCCTGATGAGCCTGATGTGTGGTTATATCCAACCGGACGGCGGCAGCCTCGAGATTCTGGGTTATGCTCCCGGAAGCCGCCAATTGTTGGGCAAAGTCTGTGCCCTGCCTCAGGACGCCTTGCTCGATCCCAACTTCAGCGTGGGCGAACAGCTTGCTTTTTTTGCATCTCTGCAGGGATTCTCAGCCAAAGACGCCCGCCTGGAAGCGGAGCGGGTATTGGAGCTGGTTCAGCTGAAAGACGCAGCCAGGCACAAGCCCACTGCGCTCAGCCATGGCATGAGCAAGCGCGTTGCCATTGCCCAGGCATTGATAGGCACACCTCAGCTGGTGCTGCTGGATGAACCGACTGCCGGCCTGGATCCTGCCAATGCCAGGGCCGTGCGGGAGTTGATATCCCATGCCAGCGAACAAACAACCTTCCTGATTTCATCACATAATCTCGAAGAACTTGAACGTCTGTGTGACTCTGTCCTGTATCTGGATAAAGGGAAACTCAGCCAGTCCCTGTCGATAAAATCTGAGAGTGTTGAGCGCTTTTTGACACTGAGCCTCCAGGATATCGCCGGAGAAGAGTTCGGTGATAAACTGAGCACACTGCCTGGAGTTCACAGCGTGAAACGTCAACACAATGGGCGAGAGTTTATTATCGGATTTGAGCCTGCATCGAGGGACTACGGTTTGGAAAAAGCCGCGTTGGAGTTACTTGCCGAAGAAGGCATTCGCTATCGCCAACTGTTGAATGGCAAGAGTCTGGAAGATAAGCTCTTTTCATGA
- the fabF gene encoding beta-ketoacyl-ACP synthase II, whose protein sequence is MTKRRVVITGLGLVTPVGNDVDSTWKALLAGQSGVAPITKFDASEFATRFSASVKDFDVEQYLSKKDARKMDLFIQYGMAAGIQAIRDAGLDMEKEDPTRVGTAIGAGMGGMWLIEAGHAALMAGGPRKISPFFVPSTIINMIAGHLSIMYGMRGPNFAVTTACTTGVHNIGFAARSIAYGDADVMVAGGAEDVTCPLGVGGFNAAKALSTRNDNPQAASRPWDRDRDGFVIGDGAGVLVMEEYEHAKARGAKIYAELVGFGMSGDAFHMTSPPEDGAGAALAMTNALKDSGLALESIGYINAHGTSTPAGDKAEAAAVKSVFGDHAYKLMVSSTKSMTGHLLGAAGAVEAIFTILALKDGAVPPTINLDNPDEGCDLDFVPHEARQTSFEYALCNSFGFGGTNGSLLLKKI, encoded by the coding sequence GTGACAAAACGTCGCGTAGTGATAACCGGTCTGGGACTGGTAACCCCGGTCGGTAATGATGTTGATTCCACCTGGAAGGCCTTGCTTGCCGGTCAGAGTGGTGTGGCGCCCATCACCAAGTTTGACGCCAGTGAATTTGCGACCCGCTTCAGCGCGTCGGTCAAAGATTTCGACGTTGAGCAATATCTGTCCAAAAAAGACGCCCGCAAGATGGACCTCTTTATCCAGTACGGTATGGCCGCTGGTATTCAGGCCATTCGTGATGCTGGTCTCGACATGGAAAAAGAAGACCCGACCCGCGTGGGTACCGCCATCGGTGCCGGTATGGGCGGTATGTGGCTGATTGAAGCCGGTCACGCTGCGCTGATGGCCGGTGGCCCGCGCAAGATTTCCCCCTTCTTTGTTCCCAGCACCATCATCAACATGATTGCAGGTCACCTGTCCATCATGTATGGCATGCGCGGCCCCAACTTTGCCGTGACCACTGCCTGTACCACAGGTGTACACAACATAGGTTTCGCCGCCCGCTCTATCGCCTACGGCGATGCCGACGTCATGGTAGCCGGTGGTGCCGAAGACGTGACCTGTCCGCTGGGCGTGGGTGGCTTTAACGCCGCCAAGGCACTGTCGACCCGTAATGACAACCCACAAGCGGCCAGCCGCCCATGGGATCGTGACCGCGATGGTTTTGTGATTGGTGACGGCGCCGGCGTACTGGTGATGGAAGAGTACGAGCACGCCAAGGCCCGCGGTGCCAAGATTTACGCCGAACTGGTTGGTTTTGGTATGAGCGGTGACGCTTTCCACATGACCTCGCCTCCGGAAGATGGTGCTGGCGCCGCGCTGGCTATGACCAATGCTCTCAAAGACAGCGGCCTCGCCCTGGAGTCCATTGGTTACATCAACGCCCACGGCACCTCAACCCCAGCCGGTGACAAGGCTGAAGCAGCCGCAGTGAAGTCGGTGTTTGGCGACCACGCCTATAAGCTAATGGTCAGCTCCACCAAGTCGATGACTGGTCACTTGCTCGGTGCAGCCGGCGCTGTGGAAGCCATTTTCACCATTCTGGCGCTGAAAGACGGCGCTGTGCCGCCAACCATCAACCTGGATAACCCGGATGAAGGCTGCGATCTTGACTTCGTGCCCCACGAGGCGCGTCAGACCAGTTTCGAGTATGCCCTGTGTAACTCCTTCGGTTTCGGTGGTACCAACGGCTCATTGTTGCTGAAAAAGATTTGA
- a CDS encoding cold-shock protein: MSQVTGVVKWFNADKGFGFIAQEAGPDVFVHFRAINTDGFKTLDEGQKVSFTVTQGQKGPQAENVTVIG, from the coding sequence ATGTCTCAAGTGACTGGTGTAGTTAAGTGGTTCAACGCTGATAAAGGCTTTGGTTTTATCGCTCAGGAAGCTGGCCCAGATGTGTTTGTTCACTTCCGCGCCATCAACACTGACGGTTTCAAGACTCTGGACGAAGGTCAGAAGGTGTCTTTCACCGTGACTCAGGGTCAGAAAGGTCCTCAGGCTGAGAACGTAACCGTAATCGGTTAA
- a CDS encoding NAD(P)-dependent oxidoreductase codes for MAKVAFLGLGVMGYPMAGHLVKAGHQVTVYNRTTAKAEAWVKQFGGAMALTPKLAAENQDIVFTCVGNDKDLHQVVLGEEGVIYGLKPGAVLVDHTTASADIAREIGTALTAQGLGFIDAPVSGGQAGAENGVLTVMAGGDEAVFNQVKDVIMSYARCAERLGETGAGQLTKMVNQICIAGVVQGLAEALHFARSAGLDGEKVVEVISKGAAQSWQMENRYKSMWAGEYNFGFAIDWMRKDLGIALEEARRNGSHLPLTALVDQFYSEVQGMGGNRWDTSSLMARLEKSRK; via the coding sequence ATGGCAAAAGTGGCATTTCTCGGACTGGGGGTGATGGGATATCCCATGGCCGGACATTTGGTTAAGGCCGGTCACCAGGTGACTGTGTATAACCGCACCACCGCCAAGGCAGAAGCCTGGGTTAAGCAGTTTGGTGGTGCCATGGCGCTGACACCAAAGCTTGCGGCTGAAAATCAGGACATCGTTTTTACCTGTGTCGGCAACGATAAAGACCTGCACCAGGTTGTGCTTGGCGAAGAGGGGGTTATTTATGGCCTTAAGCCTGGTGCAGTGCTGGTTGACCACACTACGGCTTCTGCCGACATCGCCCGCGAGATTGGCACAGCGCTGACTGCTCAAGGTTTGGGTTTTATCGATGCACCCGTGTCCGGCGGTCAGGCCGGCGCCGAAAATGGCGTACTTACCGTGATGGCAGGCGGCGATGAAGCCGTGTTTAATCAGGTTAAAGACGTCATCATGAGCTATGCCCGCTGCGCCGAGCGTTTGGGCGAAACCGGTGCCGGTCAGCTCACCAAGATGGTGAACCAAATTTGTATCGCAGGTGTGGTTCAGGGCCTTGCCGAAGCACTGCATTTTGCCCGCAGTGCAGGCCTTGATGGCGAAAAAGTAGTGGAAGTCATCAGCAAAGGCGCGGCTCAAAGCTGGCAGATGGAAAACCGCTACAAATCCATGTGGGCCGGTGAGTACAACTTCGGATTCGCCATCGATTGGATGCGCAAAGACTTGGGCATCGCCCTGGAAGAAGCCCGCCGCAACGGCTCGCACCTGCCGCTCACGGCCCTGGTGGATCAGTTTTACTCCGAAGTGCAGGGCATGGGGGGTAACCGCTGGGATACTTCAAGCCTGATGGCCCGCCTCGAAAAAAGCCGAAAGTGA
- the acpP gene encoding acyl carrier protein produces the protein MSNIEERVKKIIVEQLGVKEEDVKPSASFVDDLGADSLDTVELVMALEEEFDTEIPDEEAEKITTVQAAIDYVSKNQ, from the coding sequence ATGAGCAACATCGAAGAACGTGTAAAGAAAATCATCGTTGAGCAACTGGGCGTTAAAGAAGAAGACGTTAAGCCATCTGCCTCTTTCGTAGACGATCTGGGTGCCGATTCTCTGGACACTGTTGAGTTGGTAATGGCTCTGGAAGAAGAGTTTGACACCGAGATCCCTGATGAAGAAGCCGAGAAGATCACCACTGTTCAGGCAGCGATCGACTACGTTTCCAAGAATCAGTAA
- a CDS encoding YceH family protein, with amino-acid sequence MLLDAIEARIIGCLLEKEVTTPDQYPLSLNALTLACNQKSSRDPVMDLSETQVQAGIDELTKKRLVSEQSGFGSRVVKYKHRFCNTEFSDLQLSSAQVAVLSLLLLRGPQTPGELRTRAGRQHEFKDIGEVDATLTALASRETPLVVQLPREPGKRESRFSLTIVEATAGMTAHTVAPQVDERDDSRIAALEERVAQLEARLDALLTQTH; translated from the coding sequence ATGTTGCTTGATGCCATCGAAGCCAGAATTATTGGCTGTTTATTGGAAAAAGAAGTTACCACACCGGATCAATATCCCCTTTCGCTCAATGCCCTGACTCTGGCTTGCAACCAAAAAAGCAGTCGGGATCCCGTGATGGACCTGTCAGAAACGCAGGTTCAGGCCGGCATTGATGAACTCACCAAGAAGAGGCTGGTAAGCGAGCAATCCGGATTTGGCAGCCGAGTCGTCAAATATAAACACAGGTTTTGTAATACTGAGTTTTCAGATCTTCAGCTTTCCAGCGCACAGGTTGCTGTACTCAGCCTGTTGCTGCTCAGGGGACCGCAGACTCCCGGCGAGCTGAGAACCCGCGCCGGTCGTCAACACGAATTCAAAGACATCGGTGAAGTCGACGCGACCCTTACCGCACTGGCGTCACGGGAAACACCGTTAGTGGTACAACTTCCCCGAGAGCCGGGTAAACGGGAGTCGCGATTCAGTCTCACCATAGTCGAAGCCACAGCAGGCATGACAGCACATACTGTTGCGCCCCAAGTCGACGAGAGGGACGACAGCCGAATTGCAGCCCTGGAGGAGCGAGTCGCGCAGTTGGAAGCGCGCCTGGATGCACTCTTAACACAAACACACTAA